The genomic interval CTTGCGGGAGGCTGGGGAAGCCCTTCCGGGATGCCGCGCGACCTCTTCCGGGTCCCCGCAGGGGCTGACGGGCCAAGAGGCAGCGCAGGTTGACCCACTCGCAGGAGGGCCCGAGAATACGGGTGAACCGGAGGCGTGGAGCCGCGGCTCTGCGAAGGTGCATCGTGAAGTGAGTGGCCATTGGGCGTGACGAGCAGACTTGCCCCGTCGGCGGCGGGACGCAGACACTCACCCATCAAACTGCCGATCCAAGAGGGTTGACCATGAAGATCTTGTTCATTGGCGGAACCGGATTGATCAGCTCAGTTTGTTCCGAGTTGGCCCTGCAACGCGGCTTCGAACTTCACCTCCTCAATCGAGGCCAGTCGAAGAAGTATCCAATTCCTCTCGGAGCACAGATCCTGACTGCCGATGTGCACCACGCGACCGATGCGGCAGAGCAACTGCGGAAACACGAATTCGACGCCGTGGTCGACTGGATCGCCTTCACCCCCGCCGACATCGAGAGAGACCTCGCACTCTTTGCCGGCAAGGCGCGCCAGTTCGTCTTCATCAGTTCAGCCAGCGCCTACCAGAAGCCGCCCAGCCACTACCTCATCACGGAAGAGACCCCGCTGGCTAACCCCTATTGGGAGTACTCTCGGCAGAAGATCGCCTGTGAAGAGCGCCTGATGCGTGCCCATCGGGAACAGGGCTTCCCCGTCACCATCGTGCGCCCCTCGCTCACCTACGGGCCCTCGCAAATCCCGCTTTGCGTCGGCAGCTGGCAACACCCCTTCACCGTCATCGATCGGATGAAGCGGGGGCGGCCTGTCATCGTGCCGGGGGACGGGACCTCACTCTGGGTTCTGACCTGGAACGGTGACTTCGCCAGGGGGCTGGTTGGCCTCTTGGGCCGAGAAGACACCCTCGGCCACGCATTTCACATCACATCCGATGAAGTGCTCACTTGGGATCAGATCTATCGCCAGGCCGGGCATGCGATCGGGATAGAGCCGGATATCATCCACATCCCATCCGACCTGATCGCCGCCTATGACCCTGACGCAACCGGCAGCCTGATCGGCGACAAGGCCAACAGCGCCGTATTCGACAACAGCAAGATCAAGCGATTCGTGCCTGATTTCGTGGCGAGCGTGCCCTGGTCGGAGGGCGTGCGCCGGGCACTTGCCTGGCATGAGGCGCATCCAGAATACTGTACGATCGACCACGAGGCCGATGCGCGTTGGGACATGATCATCGCCGCCTATCGACGAGCGGCTGCCGGGCCCCACTCTCCTAACTAGGTGAGACTGGGAACTCGGCTGTACGGAGTGGCTGTTTCCGATCACCTCCGCCCTTCCATCGATCCGACCACGCCGCCCTGCGTCCAATTCTAGGGCTGGGTGCCTTGCTCTAGCATCAGCCAGGCGGCCTCACGCCGCAGGTCGTGAAGCCTGATGTCCGGCTAGCCACCCTGCCCTTGAAACACATTGTATCCGGTTACTGGTCTACGAGAGCAAGGCCGTCGGTCTAGCGACCTCGGTCGCTGGTTGACGGCGAAGTCCTTGTGATGAGCGAGCCAAGCATGGAGGCTACCTTCCCCTGCCTGCGTGGCAGGATGGGTATGCGAACCTCGACAGTGATCCAGATCCCCGAGTGAAGCGGGCGCTCCTGGACATCCTTGAGATGGATGCCCTCCTGAAGCATCAGG from Anaerolineales bacterium carries:
- a CDS encoding SDR family oxidoreductase, translated to MKILFIGGTGLISSVCSELALQRGFELHLLNRGQSKKYPIPLGAQILTADVHHATDAAEQLRKHEFDAVVDWIAFTPADIERDLALFAGKARQFVFISSASAYQKPPSHYLITEETPLANPYWEYSRQKIACEERLMRAHREQGFPVTIVRPSLTYGPSQIPLCVGSWQHPFTVIDRMKRGRPVIVPGDGTSLWVLTWNGDFARGLVGLLGREDTLGHAFHITSDEVLTWDQIYRQAGHAIGIEPDIIHIPSDLIAAYDPDATGSLIGDKANSAVFDNSKIKRFVPDFVASVPWSEGVRRALAWHEAHPEYCTIDHEADARWDMIIAAYRRAAAGPHSPN